TTGCGGTATAATCCAATTTCTGATATTAAAACGTTTTTCTGTAACGGATGCATGAGAAAATGCCTACAGAATTACACAAACAGTTCACCTCTTACGTGCCCAGAAAGGGTGAGGAATACATGAATCCGCGGCAGCTTGGGCACTTTCGCAAAATCCTGGAAGCTCTGAAACATGAGCTCAGTCAAGACATTGACCGTACTGTCCACACCATGCAGGACGAGGCGACGATTTTTGCCGACCCCAATGACCGCGCCAGCCAGGAATCCGACATGACGCTTGAACTTAGGAACCGCGATCGGGAGCGCAAGCTCATCAAGAAAATTGACGAAACCATCGGTAAAATTGACGCGAGCGATTACGGCTATTGCGAAAACTGCGGAGTGGAAATCGGTCTAAAGCGTCTCGAAGCGCGGCCGACCGCGACACTTTGCATCGACTGCAAGACACTGGATGAGCTACGTGAGAAGCAAGTGGCCAAATAAGCCTTACCCAGGGCAGAAAAAATAAGAGGGCGGTCGGTGGCCGCCCTTTTATTTTCTGCTTAGTGCCATACCTTAATGCGCCGCTTCTTCCGCGGCCACGGCTTTCATGCTCAAACGCAGACGCCCTTTATCGTCTGCTTCCAGCACTTTGACCTTTACGGTTTGCCCTTCCTTCAAGTGATCGGCCACGCTGTTGACGCGCTCGTTAGCGATTTGCGAAATGTGCAGCAGGCCGTCCTTGCCCGGCAGCACGCTGACGATTGCCCCGAAATCGAGAAGCTTCAGCACCGTGCCTTGATAAACTCGGCCGACTTCAACATCAGCGGTGATGTCCTCGATGCGTTTCTTCGCCAGAAGACAGCCTTCGGAAGCGGCGCAGGCGATGGTGACCGTGCCGTCCTCAGCAATATCAATTGAAGTGCCGGTCTCCTCGGTAAGCGCGCGGATGACCGCGCCGCCCTTGCCGATGACGTCGCGGATTTTCTCAGGCTTGATCTTGATGGTCATGATGCGCGGCGCGTAAGCGGAGATTTCCTCACGGGGATTGGGCAGCGCCTGCTTCATCAGCTCCAGAATATGCAGGCGCCCTTCGCGCGCCTGATTCAGCGCGACGCGCATGATTTCCTTGGTGATACCCTGAATCTTGATGTCCATTTGCAAAGCGGTGACGCCTTTTTCCGTTCCCGCCACCTTGAAATCCATGTCACCCAGATGATCTTCGTCCCCCAGAATGTCGGTGAGCACGGCGAAACGGTTGCCCTCTTTGATGAGCCCCATGGCGATGCCCGCGACATGCGCCTTGATGGGCACGCCGGCATCCATCAGCGCAAGGCAGCCGCCGCACACCGAAGCCATCGAGCTGGAACCGTTGGACTCGGTGATTTCGGAGACCACGCGCACCGCGTAACCAAATTCCTCTTCGGCCGGGAGCATTCGGATCAACGCGCGCTTCGCCAGCCGGCCGTGGCCGATTTCGCGGCGCTTGGGTGAGCCGACGCGGCCCGTCTCGCCGGTAGCGTAAGGAGGCATGTTGTAATGAAGCATGAACCGGTCGGTGTATTCGCCCTGCAGCGCGTCGACGATTTGGCCGTCGCGCGCGGTGCCCAGCGTCGCCGTCACCATTGCCTGGGTTTCCCCGCGGGTGAAAAGCGCCGAACCGTGAGCGCGGGGTAGCACGCCGGTGCGGATGGTAATCGGCCGCACGGTGCGGGTGTCGCGGCCGTCGATGCGCGGCTCGCCGTTGAGAATCTGGTTGCGGACGATTCTCGCTTCCAGATCGCCGATGATGGTCTTAAGCAGGTTCTCGCGGGCGAGATCGGTATTTTCGCCGTTGAGTTGATTCACAACTCGGGCGCAGATTTCATCAATTCTAGCGCTGCGCGATTGCTTCTGTCTGATGCTGTAGGCGTGGCGCAGGTCGTTTTCGGCAAGCTCGGTAACCTCGGCAATCAGCGCCTCGTCTTTCGCCGGCGGCTGTTGGTCCGGCAGCGGTACGCCGGTTTCGTCTACGAGTTCGTTGATGGCCCGGATCGCCGTCTGCATTTCCTTGTGGCCGTACACCACCGCTCCGAGCATCACGTCCTCGGGAAGCTCGCGCGCTTCCGATTCCACCATCAGCACCGCCTGCTCGGTTCCCGCCACCACCAGGTCCAGCGACGAGGATTTCAACTGTGTTGCCGTGGGATTCAATACATATTCGCCGTTGATATAGCCCACGCGCGCCGCACCGATGGGGCCGTGGAAGGGAATGCCGGAAATCGCCAGCGCGGCGGAAGCGCCGAGCATCGCCGGAATGTCCGAATCCACTTCGTTGTTGGAGGACATCACGGTGGCGATGATTTGCACTTCGTTGTAAAAGCCGTCGTGAAACAGCGGCCGGATCGGCCGGTCTATGAGGCGCGAGGTCAGCGTCTCCTTCTCGGAGGGCCTGCCTTCACGCTTAAAAAAACCGCCGGGTATTTTTCCGGCGGCGTAGGTGCGTTC
This is a stretch of genomic DNA from Burkholderiales bacterium. It encodes these proteins:
- the dksA gene encoding RNA polymerase-binding protein DksA, translating into MNPRQLGHFRKILEALKHELSQDIDRTVHTMQDEATIFADPNDRASQESDMTLELRNRDRERKLIKKIDETIGKIDASDYGYCENCGVEIGLKRLEARPTATLCIDCKTLDELREKQVAK
- the pnp gene encoding polyribonucleotide nucleotidyltransferase; protein product: MKHIKKSFSYGQHQVTLETGEIARQATGAVMVNMNDTVVLVTVVVAKEAKPDQDFFPLTVDYQERTYAAGKIPGGFFKREGRPSEKETLTSRLIDRPIRPLFHDGFYNEVQIIATVMSSNNEVDSDIPAMLGASAALAISGIPFHGPIGAARVGYINGEYVLNPTATQLKSSSLDLVVAGTEQAVLMVESEARELPEDVMLGAVVYGHKEMQTAIRAINELVDETGVPLPDQQPPAKDEALIAEVTELAENDLRHAYSIRQKQSRSARIDEICARVVNQLNGENTDLARENLLKTIIGDLEARIVRNQILNGEPRIDGRDTRTVRPITIRTGVLPRAHGSALFTRGETQAMVTATLGTARDGQIVDALQGEYTDRFMLHYNMPPYATGETGRVGSPKRREIGHGRLAKRALIRMLPAEEEFGYAVRVVSEITESNGSSSMASVCGGCLALMDAGVPIKAHVAGIAMGLIKEGNRFAVLTDILGDEDHLGDMDFKVAGTEKGVTALQMDIKIQGITKEIMRVALNQAREGRLHILELMKQALPNPREEISAYAPRIMTIKIKPEKIRDVIGKGGAVIRALTEETGTSIDIAEDGTVTIACAASEGCLLAKKRIEDITADVEVGRVYQGTVLKLLDFGAIVSVLPGKDGLLHISQIANERVNSVADHLKEGQTVKVKVLEADDKGRLRLSMKAVAAEEAAH